The Maylandia zebra isolate NMK-2024a linkage group LG4, Mzebra_GT3a, whole genome shotgun sequence genome includes a window with the following:
- the LOC101476035 gene encoding hemoglobin subunit alpha-B, whose translation MSLSSKDKTLVKTFWAKVESKVAEMGGEALGRMLVAYPQTKTYFSHWGDLSPNSPQVKKHGATIMAAVGKAVKNIDDLTNHLSKLSELHASQLRVDPANFKILTHNMILVLGMYFPADFTPEVHISVDKFFNNVAWALSERYR comes from the exons ATGAGTCTCTCTTCGAAAGACAAGACCCTGGTGAAGACCTTCTGGGCCAAAGTCGAGTCAAAGGTCGCCGAGATGGGTGGAGAAGCTCTGGGCAG GATGCTCGTTGCTTATCCTCAGACCAAGACCTACTTTTCTCACTGGGGCGACCTGAGCCCTAACAGTCCGCAGGTGAAGAAGCATGGTGCAACCATCATGGCAGCTGTGGGAAAAGCTGTCAAGAACATTGATGATCTTACCAACCACCTTAGCAAGCTCAGTGAGCTGCATGCCAGCCAGCTCCGCGTGGATCCTGCCAACTTCAAG aTCCTCACTCACAACATGATCTTGGTCCTGGGCATGTACTTCCCTGCGGACTTCACCCCGGAGGTTCACATCTCCGTGGACAAGTTCTTCAATAACGTCGCCTGGGCTCTGTCCGAGAGATACCGCTAA
- the LOC101475746 gene encoding hemoglobin subunit beta-A encodes MVEWTDAERSAIINLWGKIDVGEIGPQALSRLLIVYPWGQRYFQAFGDLSTNAAIMGNPKVAQHGKTVMGGLENAVKNLDNITQTYAKLSAMHSEKLHVDPDNFRVLAECISLCVAAKFGPSVFTAEVQEAWQKFLSVVVSALGRQYH; translated from the exons ATGGTCGAGTGGACAGATGCTGAGCGCAGTGCCATCATAAACCTGTGGGGAAAGATTGATGTGGGGGAAATCGGTCCCCAGGCCCTCTCCAG GCTTCTGATTGTGTACCCCTGGGGTCAGAGATACTTCCAAGCCTTTGGAGACCTGTCCACCAATGCCGCCATTATGGGAAACCCCAAAGTGGCACAGCACGGAAAGACCGTGATGGGTGGTCTGGAAAATGCTGTGAAGAACTTGGACAACATCACTCAGACCTACGCCAAACTGAGCGCTATGCACTCCGAGAAACTCCACGTGGATCCCGATAACTTCAGG gTGCTCGCTGAATGCATCAGCCTGTGCGTTGCCGCTAAGTTTGGTCCCAGCGTCTTCACCGCTGAGGTCCAGGAAGCCTGGCAGAAGTTTTTGTCCGTGGTCGTTTCTGCCCTGGGTAGACAGTACCACTAA
- the LOC101475444 gene encoding hemoglobin cathodic subunit beta, with product MVKWTELERSTVKAIWEKIDIDEIGSQIWARVLIVYPWTERYFGSFGDLFTITAILKNDKVAAHGRMVLKALDKAVNNMDNMKRTYADLSRLHFQKLEVDPDSFRLLADCITITIACKLKSALSPQSQAIWQKFISAVVDAMSSQYR from the exons ATGGTTAAGTGGACGGAACTGGAGCGCAGCACTGTGAAAGCTATCTGGGAAAAAATTGATATCGATGAGATTGGGTCACAAATTTGGGCAAG AGTCTTGATAGTCTACCCCTGGACTGAGCGATATTTTGGTTCTTTTGGAGATCTCTTCACCATCACTGCTATTTTGAAAAACGACAAAGTGGCGGCTCATGGAAGGATGGtgctgaaggctctggacaAAGCAGTGAACAACATGGACAACATGAAACGGACGTATGCTGATCTGAGCCGGTTGCATTTTCAGAAACTCGAAGTGGACCCTGATAGCTTCAGG cTGTTGGCAGACTGTATCACTATCACAATCGCATGCAAACTCAAGTCAGCCCTGAGCCCCCAGAGTCAAGCTATCTGGCAGAAGTTTATATCTGCTGTGGTCGACGCTATGAGCAGTCAGTACCGCTGA
- the LOC101475153 gene encoding hemoglobin embryonic subunit alpha-like: MSLSAKDKEIVKAFWAKVSGRADNIGGDAVARMLTVYPQTKTYFSHWKDLSPSSAPVRKHGGMVAATITDAVNKIDDLAGSLLTLSELHAFTLRVDPANFKILAQNILVVLATMFPVDFTPEVHMALDKFLAALARALSVKYR, translated from the exons ATGAGTCTTTCTGCTAAGGACAAGGAGATAGTCAAGGCCTTTTGGGCTAAAGTGTCGGGAAGGGCGGATAACATTGGCGGTGACGCTGTTGCCAg GATGCTGACAGTGTACCCTCAGACCAAGACTTACTTCTCCCACTGGAAGGACCTGAGCCCCAGCTCTGCCCCAGTGAGGAAACACGGAGGAATGGTGGCAGCTACAATAACCGATGCTGTGAACAAAATCGACGACCTGGCAGGGAGTCTTCTTACCCTCAGTGAGCTGCATGCTTTCACTCTGCGAGTGGACCCTGCAAACTTCAAG ATTCTTGCTCAGAACATCCTGGTGGTTCTGGCCACTATGTTCCCCGTCGACTTCACCCCTGAGGTCCATATGGCTTTAGACAAGTTCCTGGCTGCCTTGGCTCGTGCCCTGTCTGTGAAATACCGATAA
- the LOC143418388 gene encoding hemoglobin subunit beta-like has translation MVVWTDFERTAIQDIFSKIDYAVVGQAAFSRCLIVYPWTQRYFGGFGNLYNAAAITSNPRVASHGKVIMEALEKAVKDMNNIKATYAELSALHSEKLQVDPDNFMLLGHCLTIVVASQLSKAFTPEVHAAFQKFLAVVVSSLRKQYY, from the exons ATGGTTGTGTGGACAGACTTTGAGCGCACCGCGATCCAGGACATCTTCTCCAAGATCGACTATGCGGTCGTTGGGCAAGCAGCTTTTTCCAG GTGTCTGATTGTCTACCCCTGGACTCAGAGGTATTTCGGTGGATTTGGAAACCTCTACAATGCTGCTGCCATCACATCAAATCCAAGGGTTGCGTCTCATGGAAAAGTCATCATGGAAGCTCTGGAAAAAGCCGTGAAGGACATGAACAACATCAAGGCCACATATGCAGAGCTGAGCGCGCTGCACTCTGAGAAACTGCAGGTGGACCCTGACAATTTCATG CTCCTGGGTCACTGCCTGACCATTGTGGTTGCTTCCCAGCTGAGTAAAGCCTTCACTCCTGAGGTACACGCAGCTTTCCAGAAGTTCCTGGCAGTGGTGGTGTCCTCCCTCAGAAAGCAGTACTACTAG
- the LOC101474858 gene encoding hemoglobin embryonic subunit alpha-like — protein sequence MLSPVYPQTKTYFSHWKDLSPGSDPVRKHGATVMAAVTDAVSKIDDLIGALLSLSELHAFTLRVDPANFKVLSHNLLVVLSTTFPNDFTPEVHVAIDKFLTAVALALSEKYR from the exons atgctgtctccag TGTACCCCCAGACCAAGACTTACTTCTCCCACTGGAAGGACCTGAGTCCCGGTTCTGACCCGGTGAGGAAGCACGGAGCAACCGTGATGGCTGCAGTTACTGATGCTGTCAGCAAAATTGATGATCTGATCGGAGCTCTTCTGAGCCTCAGTGAGCTGCACGCCTTCACTCTGAGAGTGGACCCTGCAAACTTCAAG GTTCTCTCTCACAACCTCCTTGTGGTCCTGTCCACCACATTCCCCAACGACTTCACCCCCGAGGTCCACGTGGCTATTGACAAGTTCCTGACTGCGGTGGCGCTTGCCCTGTCTGAAAAGTACCGATAA
- the LOC101474579 gene encoding hemoglobin subunit beta-like, with protein sequence MVVWTDFERTTIQDIFSKIDYAVVGQAAFSRCLIVYPWTQRYFGGFGNLYNAAAITSNPRVASHGKVIMEALEKAVKDMNNIKATYAELSALHSEKLQVDPDNFMLLGHCLTIVVASQLGKAFTPEVHAAFQKFLAVVVSSLRKQYY encoded by the exons ATGGTTGTGTGGACAGACTTTGAGCGCACCACGATCCAGGACATCTTCTCCAAGATCGACTATGCGGTCGTTGGGCAAGCAGCTTTTTCCAG GTGTCTGATTGTCTACCCCTGGACTCAGAGGTATTTCGGTGGATTTGGAAACCTCTACAATGCTGCTGCCATCACATCAAATCCAAGGGTTGCGTCTCATGGAAAAGTCATCATGGAAGCTCTGGAAAAAGCCGTGAAGGACATGAACAACATCAAGGCCACATATGCAGAGCTGAGCGCGCTGCACTCTGAGAAACTGCAGGTGGACCCTGACAATTTCATG CTCCTGGGTCACTGCCTGACCATTGTGGTTGCTTCCCAGCTGGGTAAAGCCTTCACTCCTGAGGTACACGCAGCTTTTCAGAAGTTCCTGGCAGTGGTGGTGTCCTCCCTCAGAAAGCAGTACTACTAG
- the LOC106674458 gene encoding hemoglobin embryonic subunit alpha-like → MTSLSAKDKDTVKAFWAKVAGKEEQIGCDAVSRMLTVYPQTKTYFSHWKDLRPGSAPVKKHGATVMTAVTDAVSKIDDLTGGLLSLSELHAFTLRVDPANFKVLAHNLLVVLATVFPNDFTPEVHVAMDKFLAAVAHALSEKYR, encoded by the exons ATGACCAGTCTTTCTGCTAAGGACAAGGACACAGTCAAAGCCTTTTGGGCTAAGGTGGCTGGAAAGGAGGAACAAATCGGCTGTGatgctgtctccag GATGCTGACAGTGTACCCTCAGACCAAGACTTACTTCTCCCACTGGAAGGACCTGCGCCCCGGCTCTGCCCCGGTGAAGAAGCACGGAGCAACCGTGATGACTGCAGTTACTGATGCTGTCAGCAAAATTGATGATCTCACCGGTGGTCTTCTCAGCCTCAGTGAGCTGCACGCCTTCACTCTGAGAGTGGACCCTGCTAACTTCAAG GTTCTTGCTCACAACCTCCTCGTGGTCCTGGCCACCGTGTTTCCCAACGATTTCACTCCTGAGGTCCACGTGGCGATGGACAAGTTCCTGGCTGCTGTGGCTCATGCATTGTCTGAGAAATACCGTTAA
- the LOC101476895 gene encoding hemoglobin subunit beta-like, translating to MVVWTDFERTTIKDIFSKIDYAVVGQAAFSRCLIVYPWTQRYFGGFGNLYNAAAITSNPRVASHGKVIMEALEKAVKDMDNIKATYAELSALHSEKLQVDPDNFMLLGDCLTIVVASQLRKNFTAEVHAAFQKFLAVVVSSLRRQYY from the exons ATGGTTGTGTGGACAGACTTTGAGCGCACCACGATCAAGGACATCTTCTCCAAGATTGACTATGCGGTCGTTGGACAAGCAGCTTTTTCCAG GTGTTTGATTGTCTATCCCTGGACTCAGAGGTATTTCGGTGGATTTGGAAACCTCTACAATGCTGCTGCCATCACATCAAATCCAAGGGTTGCGTCTCATGGAAAAGTCATCATGGAAGCTCTGGAAAAAGCAGTGAAGGACATGGACAACATCAAGGCCACATATGCAGAGCTGAGCGCGCTGCACTCTGAGAAACTGCAGGTGGACCCTGACAATTTCATG CTCCTGGGTGACTGCTTGACCATTGTGGTTGCTTCTCAATTGCGTAAAAACTTCACTGCTGAGGTCCATGCAGCTTTCCAGAAGTTCCTGGCAGTGGTGGTGTCCTCCCTCAGAAGACAGTACTACTAG
- the LOC112434755 gene encoding hemoglobin embryonic subunit alpha-like, translating to MTSLSAKDKDTVKAFWANVAGKEEQIGCDAVSRMLTVYPQTKTYFSHWKDLRPGSAPVRKHGATVMTAVTDAVSKIDDLTGGLLSLSELHAFTLRVDPANFKVLAHNLLVVLATVFPNDFTPEVHVAMDKFLAAVARALSEKYR from the exons ATGACCAGTCTTTCTGCTAAGGACAAGGACACAGTCAAAGCCTTTTGGGCTAATGTGGCTGGAAAGGAGGAACAAATCGGCTGTGatgctgtctccag GATGCTGACAGTGTACCCTCAGACCAAGACTTACTTCTCCCACTGGAAGGACCTGCGCCCCGGCTCTGCCCCGGTGAGGAAGCACGGAGCAACCGTGATGACTGCAGTTACTGATGCTGTCAGCAAAATTGATGATCTCACCGGTGGTCTTCTCAGCCTCAGTGAGCTGCACGCCTTCACTCTGAGAGTGGACCCTGCTAACTTCAAG GTTCTTGCTCACAACCTCCTCGTGGTCCTGGCCACTGTGTTTCCCAACGATTTCACTCCTGAGGTCCACGTGGCGATGGACAAGTTCCTGGCTGCCGTGGCTCGTGCATTGTCTGAGAAATATCGTTAA